A region of Desulfuromonas sp. TF DNA encodes the following proteins:
- a CDS encoding chemotaxis protein CheD: MNRVGISEFKTGRAPAVLVTYGLGSCLGITLYDPRKKLGGLAHTLLPLSRPEDRSRMTKYVDSAIRLMMEELLELGAEKDCLVAKISGGANMFEALHPSGAEGVGARNARAARETLELLGIPLLAEDIGGNHGRTVEFDLATGEVRVRSVCHPDANRTL, encoded by the coding sequence ATGAACCGGGTAGGAATTTCCGAATTTAAGACGGGCCGAGCTCCCGCTGTGCTGGTGACCTATGGCCTCGGGTCCTGCCTGGGAATCACTCTGTACGACCCCCGGAAGAAGCTGGGCGGCCTGGCCCACACCCTGTTGCCCCTGTCCCGTCCGGAGGACCGGTCCCGCATGACAAAATACGTGGACAGCGCCATCCGTCTCATGATGGAAGAGCTGCTCGAGCTCGGGGCCGAAAAAGACTGCCTTGTCGCCAAGATTTCAGGCGGAGCGAACATGTTCGAAGCGCTGCACCCGTCGGGAGCCGAAGGGGTCGGCGCACGCAATGCCAGGGCAGCCAGGGAAACCCTTGAACTTCTCGGCATCCCTCTGCTGGCGGAGGATATCGGCGGGAATCACGGCCGAACCGTCGAGTTTGATCTCGCAACCGGCGAGGTCAGGGTGCGTTCCGTGTGCCATCCTGATGCCAACCGAACCCTCTAG
- the rimO gene encoding 30S ribosomal protein S12 methylthiotransferase RimO yields the protein MNRQKVSLVSLGCPKNLVDAEVMLGHLPPDRFEIVTDESKADIIIVNTCSFIKDAKEESVETILEVADYKKTGNCRLLVVTGCLPQRYREELAAELTEVDLFLGTSDAPRIVELLEAHTAGGAQLQAVGLPDYLYDHTTPRVKSSPFYSVYVKIAEGCANHCSYCVIPQLRGGLRSRSIASVVEEVKRLVEEGVKEVNLIAQDVTAFGADRPEGGRLEDLLRELVKIEGLNWLRLLYAYPDGISDELIELIAAEEKICNYLDVPIQHIDDSILAMMNRRVDGAGVRDLLDKLRRRIPDITLRTSFIVGFPGETEEQFSRLLDFVSEGHFERVGVFRYSREEGTAAAALDEQIPERVKATRYRKLMKVQSRVSFRKNRQLVGRTEPVLVEGYSEETDLLLRGRSIRQAPDVDGQVYITAGQAEIGDIVPLRVTDSSEYDLIGEIVEEEPPMLKKEG from the coding sequence TTGAACAGACAAAAAGTTAGCCTGGTCAGCCTGGGCTGCCCGAAAAACCTGGTGGATGCCGAGGTCATGCTGGGACATCTGCCGCCGGATCGTTTCGAAATCGTGACGGACGAATCCAAGGCCGATATCATCATCGTCAACACCTGCTCTTTCATCAAGGATGCCAAGGAAGAATCGGTGGAGACCATCCTGGAAGTTGCGGACTACAAGAAGACGGGAAACTGCCGTCTACTGGTGGTCACCGGCTGCCTGCCCCAGCGCTACCGGGAAGAGCTGGCCGCGGAGCTGACGGAGGTGGATCTGTTTCTGGGAACCTCCGATGCCCCCCGGATCGTCGAGCTGCTCGAAGCCCACACCGCCGGCGGCGCTCAGCTTCAGGCGGTGGGACTCCCCGATTATCTCTACGATCATACTACCCCCAGGGTCAAGTCCTCCCCTTTCTATTCCGTCTACGTCAAGATCGCCGAGGGATGCGCCAATCACTGCTCCTATTGCGTTATCCCCCAACTGCGCGGCGGGCTGCGCTCGCGCTCCATCGCCTCGGTCGTCGAGGAGGTGAAGCGGCTGGTCGAAGAAGGGGTGAAAGAGGTGAACCTGATCGCCCAGGACGTCACCGCCTTCGGGGCCGACCGGCCTGAGGGGGGACGGCTGGAGGACCTGCTGCGCGAGCTGGTGAAGATCGAGGGTCTGAACTGGCTGCGGCTGCTCTATGCCTATCCCGACGGGATCAGCGACGAGCTCATCGAACTCATTGCGGCAGAAGAGAAAATCTGCAACTATCTCGATGTCCCCATCCAGCATATCGACGACTCGATCCTGGCCATGATGAACCGTCGGGTCGACGGAGCAGGTGTCCGCGATCTTCTGGACAAGCTGCGCCGGCGAATCCCCGACATCACCCTGCGCACCTCCTTCATCGTCGGCTTTCCCGGTGAGACGGAGGAGCAGTTCTCCCGCCTGCTCGATTTCGTTTCCGAAGGTCATTTCGAGCGGGTGGGAGTCTTCCGTTATTCCCGGGAAGAAGGGACGGCGGCGGCGGCTCTGGACGAGCAGATTCCCGAGCGGGTCAAGGCAACCCGGTACCGCAAGCTCATGAAGGTGCAGAGCCGGGTTTCCTTCCGCAAGAACCGTCAGTTGGTCGGCCGCACCGAGCCGGTATTAGTGGAGGGGTACAGCGAAGAAACCGACCTGCTGCTGCGCGGTCGCAGCATCCGCCAGGCTCCCGACGTGGACGGGCAGGTCTACATCACCGCCGGTCAGGCCGAGATCGGAGATATCGTTCCCCTTCGCGTCACCGACTCCTCCGAATACGACCTCATCGGCGAGATCGTCGAGGAAGAGCCGCCGATGCTGAAGAAAGAAGGCTGA
- a CDS encoding FAD:protein FMN transferase: MPFTRPIIIVVLLIALAVFSLQRFAGDGTQSVHRSRLLMGTVVEIAARGDDADRLDRAVTEAFNEMERLEGLLSPHRPQSDVALLSRSSAGLDVSPETAEVIKLGLDIAAASEGAFDMTLGRLKILWGIETEAPRVPSAAEIREALAGTGPDALRLEGSRVVKTKPDLAVDLGGIAKGYAIDRAVAVLRQAGLQSASVNAGGDIRLLGAREGRPWRIGIRHPRNPEELTATLLLGEAAVVTSGDYERFFEADGVRYHHLFDPRTGTPAALSRSVTVVAKTAILADALATAAFVLGPEAGLKLLEDTPEVEGLIVSADGAAVLTTGLKGRVEWP, from the coding sequence TTGCCCTTTACCCGACCGATCATCATCGTCGTCCTGCTGATTGCCCTGGCTGTCTTCTCCCTGCAGCGCTTCGCCGGAGACGGGACACAAAGCGTTCATCGCAGCCGCCTGTTGATGGGGACCGTGGTGGAGATCGCTGCCCGGGGTGATGATGCCGACCGGCTGGATCGGGCGGTTACCGAGGCCTTCAACGAGATGGAGCGCCTCGAAGGGCTCCTGTCGCCCCATCGGCCACAAAGCGATGTCGCCCTTCTCTCCCGCTCCTCCGCCGGCCTGGACGTTTCCCCGGAGACCGCCGAGGTCATCAAGCTGGGCCTCGACATCGCAGCGGCCAGCGAGGGCGCCTTCGATATGACACTGGGGCGGCTCAAAATTCTTTGGGGAATCGAGACGGAGGCGCCGCGTGTCCCCTCGGCCGCGGAAATCCGGGAGGCGCTCGCCGGCACCGGCCCGGACGCCCTGCGTCTGGAGGGGTCAAGGGTGGTCAAGACGAAACCCGACCTCGCCGTCGATCTCGGTGGGATCGCCAAGGGCTATGCCATCGACCGAGCCGTCGCCGTGCTGCGGCAGGCCGGGTTGCAGAGCGCATCGGTGAACGCCGGCGGCGACATCCGCCTGCTGGGCGCCAGGGAAGGGCGGCCCTGGCGCATCGGCATCCGCCACCCCCGGAATCCGGAAGAGCTGACCGCCACCCTGCTCCTGGGAGAGGCCGCCGTGGTCACCTCGGGGGACTATGAGCGCTTTTTCGAAGCCGACGGAGTCCGCTATCATCACCTGTTTGACCCCCGCACCGGCACTCCGGCCGCATTAAGCCGGAGCGTGACCGTAGTGGCAAAAACAGCGATTCTCGCCGACGCCCTGGCTACCGCCGCCTTCGTCCTCGGGCCCGAGGCGGGTTTGAAGCTGCTGGAGGACACTCCGGAGGTGGAGGGGCTGATCGTGAGCGCCGACGGCGCCGCGGTTCTCACGACGGGGCTCAAGGGGAGGGTGGAATGGCCGTAA
- a CDS encoding Gx transporter family protein — protein sequence MISSVTEQAKVERIRRQIFMALFVALAVALHTLEYLLPSPAPWFRLGFANILAITALFLYGARAAWTVTLARIGIGSLLLGNLFSPGFLLSLSGGILATALMTAARKTFGRMIGPVGVSALGALGHVLGQMLVAWLVLVRHDGLWRMFPFLLLFALGTGIANGVAADSLLNLLRGHPAFRAVREADGRTART from the coding sequence ATGATCTCATCAGTCACTGAACAGGCGAAGGTCGAACGCATTCGACGGCAGATTTTCATGGCTCTTTTCGTCGCCCTGGCGGTGGCTCTTCACACTCTGGAGTACCTTTTGCCCTCACCGGCTCCCTGGTTCCGCCTGGGCTTCGCCAACATTCTGGCCATCACCGCCTTGTTTCTGTACGGCGCCCGGGCCGCCTGGACGGTGACCCTGGCTCGCATCGGCATCGGCTCCCTCCTGCTCGGGAACCTTTTTTCACCCGGTTTTCTTCTTTCCCTCTCGGGAGGAATCCTGGCCACCGCCCTGATGACCGCGGCCCGGAAAACCTTTGGCCGCATGATTGGCCCGGTGGGGGTTTCCGCGCTCGGCGCCCTGGGTCATGTCCTCGGGCAGATGCTGGTCGCCTGGCTGGTCCTGGTGCGCCATGACGGCCTCTGGCGCATGTTCCCTTTCTTGCTGCTCTTCGCTCTCGGGACCGGCATCGCCAACGGAGTGGCGGCCGATTCGCTGTTGAACCTGCTGCGCGGGCACCCCGCCTTCAGGGCTGTCCGGGAAGCCGACGGGCGAACGGCCCGAACATAA
- a CDS encoding chemotaxis protein CheC has translation MTFTRLTDGQLDALKEISNIGMGHAATALSQLIGETVRLRVPQVSVTDIAQVPELLGGSERVVVGITLQVLGDARGNILLILPEKSACQLLARLLGREETDLELNEISGSTLKEVGNILASAYLNALGSLLHMTLIPSIPLLAHDMAGAVVDHVLIELSMAGDLALMVDTEFQGDSPTQATIKGHFFLLPDPQSLNLVLKAAGGEE, from the coding sequence ATGACGTTCACCCGACTGACGGACGGACAGCTCGACGCGCTCAAGGAAATCAGCAACATCGGCATGGGCCACGCAGCCACTGCCCTCTCCCAGCTCATCGGGGAAACAGTCCGACTTCGCGTGCCCCAGGTGTCCGTGACGGATATCGCGCAGGTTCCCGAACTGCTGGGGGGGAGTGAACGGGTTGTCGTCGGCATCACACTCCAGGTGCTGGGCGACGCCCGGGGAAACATCCTCCTCATTCTCCCGGAGAAAAGCGCCTGTCAGCTGCTCGCGCGCCTTCTCGGACGGGAAGAGACCGATCTCGAACTGAACGAAATCAGCGGTTCCACCCTCAAGGAAGTCGGAAACATTCTTGCCTCCGCCTATCTCAACGCCCTCGGAAGCCTGCTGCACATGACCCTGATCCCCTCCATCCCCCTTTTGGCTCATGACATGGCCGGGGCCGTGGTCGACCATGTGCTCATCGAACTGAGCATGGCAGGCGATCTGGCGCTGATGGTGGATACCGAATTTCAAGGAGATTCTCCGACCCAGGCGACCATCAAGGGGCATTTCTTTCTGCTCCCCGATCCCCAGTCTCTGAACCTCGTTCTCAAGGCCGCGGGGGGCGAAGAATGA
- a CDS encoding NusG domain II-containing protein, whose translation MAVRALLRRMTLLDKAIVLILLVGGAASFFCLGGGAQGERVVVERGGRILFTAPLGEDRTVSLPGSLGETVLSVHDGRACIVSSPCPLKICMGMGEVSRAGELLACVPNELLVRIEGGQEERSHDLISH comes from the coding sequence ATGGCCGTAAGAGCGCTGCTGAGACGCATGACCCTCCTCGACAAAGCAATCGTGCTGATCCTCCTGGTTGGGGGGGCCGCTTCTTTTTTCTGCCTGGGCGGGGGGGCTCAAGGTGAGCGGGTGGTGGTGGAACGCGGGGGGCGGATTCTCTTCACCGCTCCACTGGGCGAAGACCGGACCGTGTCTCTGCCGGGCTCATTGGGGGAAACCGTCCTGTCCGTCCATGATGGCCGAGCCTGCATCGTCTCCTCCCCCTGCCCTCTCAAAATCTGTATGGGGATGGGGGAAGTCAGCAGGGCCGGCGAACTGCTCGCCTGCGTTCCCAACGAACTGCTGGTGCGAATCGAGGGTGGACAGGAAGAGCGGAGCCATGATCTCATCAGTCACTGA
- a CDS encoding DUF445 family protein codes for MTQIEWLLPYLIPPFLGAFIGYITNYIAIRMLFRPLRPWRMLGVRLPLTPGIIPAKRFELAEKMGDMVGSHLLTSEDVGRALERDGFRRELQGVLAEKLGAFLDRDLGAVDTLVPAAYRDRFQNFVDWLRWRGVRIIFDTLESPGFEETLHRFLRHRGSELLARDLESFLTPERYESLRLHLDDRLTALLHSQEVEKAVAAFIDGKMEELVQSQRPIRELLPADLVEILFAQLEKEIPPLLDKFSGLLYDPVFREKLAQRARAGIDKFLDSLQGFAGILSGFLNIDKLNSRLPEFFDQASEEISKYLREERTQKQVAGILRERIEALLDRSVSSFLEGVPYEKMAEVRRFVRNQSIKALRSRKAAEYLLASFEQGLGKLKDRPFGVILNDVLTPDGVERAFEMMEARILAALRSSESRQFVERMLGNVAEERLLRRPLGKLSTRIPADLVEEIETALFSQFADLLKREVPPLVETLNVRQMVTDKVNSLDILKVEGLLLGIMQEQFKYINLFGALLGFFIGLLNLAFFFLV; via the coding sequence ATGACACAAATAGAATGGCTCCTTCCTTATCTCATCCCTCCCTTTCTGGGGGCGTTCATCGGCTATATCACCAACTATATCGCCATCCGCATGCTCTTCCGCCCCCTGAGACCATGGCGGATGCTCGGAGTGCGCCTCCCCCTTACTCCGGGGATCATTCCCGCCAAACGCTTCGAGCTGGCCGAAAAGATGGGCGATATGGTCGGCAGCCATTTGCTGACCTCCGAGGATGTCGGCCGGGCATTGGAGCGGGATGGGTTTCGACGGGAACTGCAAGGAGTGCTGGCGGAGAAGCTCGGGGCTTTTCTTGATCGTGATTTGGGAGCGGTCGATACGCTGGTTCCGGCCGCTTACCGGGATCGATTCCAAAACTTTGTCGACTGGTTGCGCTGGAGGGGTGTCAGAATTATTTTCGACACCCTCGAAAGCCCAGGTTTCGAAGAGACTCTGCATCGATTTCTCCGGCACAGGGGGAGCGAACTCCTTGCCCGGGACCTGGAGAGCTTTCTCACACCCGAGCGCTATGAGTCGTTGCGTCTGCACCTCGATGACCGTCTCACCGCCCTTCTTCATTCGCAAGAGGTGGAAAAGGCCGTTGCCGCCTTCATCGACGGCAAGATGGAGGAGTTGGTTCAGTCGCAGCGTCCCATTCGTGAACTTCTGCCGGCGGACCTGGTGGAAATTCTCTTTGCACAGCTGGAAAAGGAAATCCCTCCGTTATTGGATAAATTCAGCGGACTTCTCTATGATCCCGTCTTCCGGGAAAAGCTGGCACAGAGGGCCAGGGCCGGGATCGACAAGTTCCTCGATTCCCTTCAGGGTTTCGCGGGCATACTTTCCGGCTTCCTCAACATCGATAAACTCAATTCCAGGCTGCCGGAATTCTTCGATCAGGCCAGCGAGGAGATATCAAAATACCTGAGGGAAGAAAGAACCCAGAAACAGGTCGCTGGAATCCTGAGGGAGAGAATCGAAGCTCTTCTGGACCGTTCGGTCAGCAGTTTTCTTGAGGGCGTTCCCTACGAAAAAATGGCCGAGGTGCGCCGGTTCGTCCGGAACCAATCCATCAAGGCGCTTCGCAGCCGCAAAGCGGCGGAGTATCTGCTGGCATCTTTCGAACAGGGCCTGGGGAAACTCAAGGATCGGCCCTTCGGGGTAATACTGAATGATGTGCTTACTCCGGACGGCGTGGAACGGGCGTTTGAAATGATGGAGGCTCGGATCCTGGCCGCGCTCCGTTCCAGCGAATCCCGTCAGTTTGTCGAACGGATGCTTGGCAATGTGGCAGAGGAGCGGCTGCTGCGCCGGCCGCTGGGAAAACTCTCGACACGTATTCCCGCCGACCTGGTCGAGGAAATTGAAACGGCTCTCTTCAGTCAATTTGCGGACTTGCTCAAGCGAGAAGTTCCTCCCCTGGTGGAAACTCTCAACGTCCGGCAGATGGTGACGGATAAAGTCAATTCTCTCGATATTCTCAAGGTGGAGGGACTGCTGCTCGGCATCATGCAGGAGCAGTTCAAATACATCAACCTGTTTGGCGCTCTGCTCGGCTTCTTCATCGGACTGCTCAACCTTGCTTTTTTCTTCCTGGTCTGA
- a CDS encoding outer membrane lipoprotein carrier protein LolA codes for MKKSVFGLILLFLLPAPVLALTEKTVELSEVIKSLEAPFKVDTVRKEGGQSVIVDFQADFFQESLIASLDRVQRGKGRVSVKFDRAKTERASQTMFRWEYQEPNHQEIVSDGKTMWVYLPENSQVIISDIDISSPSSPSDPMTFLTGLGNLSRDFLITWASPDRDAGGNYVLELQPRRPSPMIQRMLVVVNRDAVLQTGAVSRPVFPMLSTTVVDPNGNSTAIEFRDVRVNRGLADSVFRFSPPEDVEVLRPTDGGKGF; via the coding sequence TTGAAAAAATCCGTCTTCGGCCTCATCCTGCTCTTCCTTCTGCCTGCCCCGGTCCTTGCCCTCACCGAGAAGACGGTGGAGCTTTCCGAAGTGATCAAGTCCCTGGAAGCCCCCTTCAAGGTCGACACTGTCCGAAAAGAAGGAGGACAATCCGTCATCGTCGATTTTCAGGCCGACTTTTTCCAGGAATCGCTCATCGCCTCCCTCGACCGTGTTCAGCGGGGAAAGGGAAGGGTTTCGGTAAAATTCGACCGGGCTAAGACCGAGCGCGCTTCACAGACCATGTTCCGTTGGGAATACCAGGAGCCGAACCATCAGGAAATCGTCTCCGACGGCAAGACCATGTGGGTCTATCTTCCCGAAAACAGCCAGGTGATCATCAGCGACATCGATATTTCCTCCCCCTCCAGCCCCAGCGACCCGATGACCTTTCTGACCGGACTGGGCAACCTTTCACGTGATTTCCTCATCACCTGGGCTTCGCCGGACCGGGATGCCGGGGGAAACTATGTCCTTGAACTGCAACCGCGCCGTCCCTCGCCGATGATCCAGCGAATGCTGGTCGTCGTTAACCGGGACGCCGTCCTGCAGACCGGCGCCGTGTCCCGGCCCGTGTTCCCCATGCTCTCCACGACCGTGGTCGATCCCAACGGCAACAGCACCGCCATCGAATTCAGGGACGTTCGGGTCAACCGCGGCCTCGCCGACAGCGTTTTCCGGTTCAGCCCTCCGGAAGACGTGGAGGTGCTGCGCCCCACGGATGGTGGAAAGGGCTTCTAA
- a CDS encoding LbtU family siderophore porin, with translation MKKKTTLSKAALLMVGLLVSAAPAFGVHPEERSDLENLRKRIEALEKEKAEEPLLIEALSKKLRFSGLLELEAAYARTEGGDESSDLALATAQLGVEALINDSISGHIILLHEEGEDQSVVVDEAVITLGCSSSFCPGDFSLAGGKMYLPFGKFNSHFISDPLTLDLGETNNTALYVGWVVAQRTDLKLGVFSGESDTFGDNDTIDSWVASLEGTPFEGLTLGASYISDLAESDIGLVTDADLYRSSVPGAAVYLSAAFGSFTLEGEYVTATRSFDAPVVAAGEDLTGKQPNAWNLELALVPNDRWEVAAKAEGAKDFQDDLHRYGAVVSYGLFQNTVVGLEYLLGDQREGDEERSHTVTAQLAFEF, from the coding sequence ATGAAAAAGAAGACCACTCTGTCTAAAGCAGCCCTGCTTATGGTCGGGCTGCTCGTCTCGGCTGCCCCCGCCTTCGGCGTGCATCCCGAGGAGCGAAGTGATCTGGAAAACCTGCGAAAGCGCATCGAGGCGCTGGAAAAGGAAAAGGCGGAGGAGCCGCTGCTGATAGAGGCGCTTTCGAAGAAACTGCGCTTCAGCGGCCTGCTGGAGCTGGAGGCCGCCTATGCCAGGACCGAAGGCGGCGACGAGTCTAGCGATCTTGCCCTGGCCACCGCACAGCTGGGCGTCGAGGCGTTGATCAATGACTCCATTTCCGGCCACATCATCCTGCTCCACGAGGAGGGAGAGGACCAGTCGGTGGTGGTTGATGAGGCGGTGATCACTCTCGGCTGCTCCAGCAGCTTTTGCCCGGGCGATTTCAGCCTCGCCGGCGGCAAGATGTATCTGCCCTTCGGCAAGTTCAACAGCCACTTCATCAGTGACCCGCTGACCCTCGATCTCGGTGAGACCAACAATACAGCCTTATACGTCGGTTGGGTCGTGGCCCAGCGGACCGATCTCAAACTCGGGGTCTTCTCGGGGGAGAGCGATACCTTCGGCGACAACGATACCATCGACTCCTGGGTCGCTTCACTGGAGGGAACCCCCTTCGAGGGCCTCACCCTGGGCGCCTCCTACATCAGCGATCTGGCCGAGAGCGACATCGGGCTGGTGACCGACGCCGATCTTTACCGCTCCAGTGTACCCGGCGCGGCGGTCTACCTCAGCGCGGCCTTCGGCTCCTTCACCCTGGAGGGGGAGTACGTGACGGCGACCCGGAGCTTCGATGCCCCGGTGGTGGCTGCGGGTGAGGACCTGACGGGAAAGCAACCGAACGCCTGGAACTTGGAGCTGGCGCTGGTGCCAAACGACCGCTGGGAGGTGGCGGCAAAGGCGGAAGGGGCAAAGGATTTTCAGGACGATCTGCACCGCTACGGGGCGGTCGTTTCCTACGGACTCTTCCAGAACACCGTGGTCGGCCTGGAGTACCTGCTGGGGGATCAGCGGGAAGGAGACGAGGAGCGTTCCCACACGGTCACCGCCCAGCTCGCCTTCGAATTTTAG
- a CDS encoding Hsp33 family molecular chaperone HslO: protein MKDHMIRILSRDGSLRASSAVTTTLVAEICRLQGADPTAAVALGRLVTGAALMGSLLKGEQRLAVMIEGNGPLQKLHAETDAAGHVRGSVKNPVSGLPLRDGEFDVAGAIGKAGFLHVIKDLGLKEPYRGMVQLYRSTVAEDLAYYFTTSEQTPSTVALGAYLEPDGSISAAGGFVVQAMPGADETTLSLMEERLLALPPTTTLLREGLGPVHILERIFDGIPFTIQGETDLFFRCSCSRRQVQRMLQALGAE, encoded by the coding sequence ATGAAGGACCATATGATCCGCATTCTCTCCCGGGACGGTTCCCTGCGTGCCTCCTCTGCAGTCACCACCACCCTTGTGGCGGAGATCTGCCGCCTCCAGGGCGCCGATCCCACGGCAGCCGTCGCCCTGGGGCGCCTGGTAACCGGAGCCGCCCTGATGGGAAGCCTGCTCAAGGGGGAGCAGCGCCTGGCCGTCATGATCGAGGGGAACGGGCCCCTCCAGAAGCTGCATGCCGAGACCGATGCCGCCGGTCATGTACGGGGCTCGGTCAAAAACCCCGTCTCCGGGCTGCCGCTGCGGGACGGGGAATTCGACGTCGCCGGGGCCATCGGCAAGGCGGGATTTCTCCACGTCATCAAGGATCTGGGCCTGAAAGAGCCCTACCGGGGGATGGTGCAGCTTTATCGGAGCACCGTGGCAGAGGACCTGGCTTACTATTTTACCACCTCGGAGCAGACCCCCTCGACGGTGGCACTGGGAGCGTATCTGGAGCCGGACGGCAGCATATCGGCGGCGGGGGGATTCGTGGTCCAGGCCATGCCCGGCGCCGATGAGACCACTCTGTCCCTAATGGAGGAGCGCCTGCTCGCCCTTCCTCCCACGACCACCCTGCTGCGGGAGGGGTTGGGGCCGGTGCATATCCTGGAGCGAATATTCGACGGCATCCCCTTCACCATCCAGGGGGAGACGGACCTCTTTTTCCGCTGCAGCTGCAGCCGAAGGCAGGTGCAGCGGATGCTTCAGGCTCTTGGCGCGGAGG
- a CDS encoding YajQ family cyclic di-GMP-binding protein: MPSFDIVSKVDMQEVDNAVNQAAKEIEQRYDFKGTHNEISLEQDAIVLLGADDYKLEAMIDILRGKLVRRGVSARCLDFSKKEPASGGAVRQRAAIVQGVSKEKGKEIIKLIKDSKLKVQPQIMEDQVRVTGKKIDDLQEIIQFLKEKDLGIELQFVNMRS, from the coding sequence ATGCCCAGTTTTGATATCGTTTCGAAAGTCGACATGCAGGAGGTCGACAATGCCGTCAACCAGGCGGCGAAAGAAATCGAGCAGCGCTACGACTTCAAGGGGACGCACAATGAAATCTCCCTGGAGCAGGACGCCATCGTCCTGCTCGGAGCCGACGATTACAAGCTTGAGGCCATGATCGATATCCTCAGGGGGAAGCTCGTCCGGCGGGGCGTTTCGGCCAGATGTCTTGATTTCTCCAAGAAGGAGCCCGCTTCCGGCGGGGCTGTCCGCCAGAGGGCGGCGATCGTCCAGGGGGTTTCCAAGGAGAAGGGGAAAGAGATCATCAAGCTGATCAAGGATTCCAAGCTCAAGGTCCAGCCCCAGATCATGGAGGATCAGGTCCGGGTGACGGGGAAGAAAATCGACGATCTGCAGGAAATCATCCAATTCCTCAAGGAAAAGGATCTCGGGATCGAGCTGCAGTTCGTCAACATGAGAAGTTAA
- a CDS encoding sugar phosphate nucleotidyltransferase has protein sequence MKIILPVAGKGTRLRPHTHTKAKSLVHVAGKTVLEHIISRLIAMQAEEVIFITDDNGQQIEDFMTAKFPDLPCTYVVQKERLGPAHAVFLAAPSIQEGDDVLVVFNDTIFVTDLERIPQLCADCDGLIYSKEVEDYQRFGVNVVRGGYIVDMVEKPDSPVSRLAQVGLYYLKDGRGFMNYLDQTIIAGETVKGEYFLPSVFMRMIREGKKFRAPEIDAWLDCGKPETLLDTNRYLLRGRHYVHGEVLNSVLIEPVHISEGAVIRGSIIGPHVSVAPGCVIEESIVKDSIINANTQVRDMIMHSSILGDSVQLIGSPRHMNIGDHSLIEMEG, from the coding sequence ATGAAAATCATTCTGCCGGTGGCGGGTAAAGGAACCCGTTTGCGGCCTCATACCCACACCAAAGCAAAATCCCTGGTCCACGTGGCGGGGAAGACCGTCCTTGAACATATCATCAGCCGGCTGATTGCGATGCAGGCAGAGGAAGTCATCTTCATCACCGACGATAACGGCCAGCAGATCGAGGATTTTATGACGGCCAAGTTTCCCGACCTTCCCTGTACCTACGTGGTACAGAAGGAACGGCTCGGTCCGGCGCACGCCGTCTTCCTGGCCGCTCCGAGCATCCAGGAGGGGGACGACGTGCTGGTGGTCTTCAACGACACCATCTTCGTCACCGACCTGGAGCGCATCCCTCAGCTGTGCGCCGACTGTGACGGCCTCATCTATTCCAAAGAGGTGGAGGACTACCAGCGCTTCGGGGTCAACGTGGTGCGCGGGGGGTACATCGTCGACATGGTGGAGAAGCCCGACTCTCCGGTCTCGCGGCTGGCTCAGGTCGGCCTTTACTATCTCAAGGACGGCCGCGGCTTCATGAACTACCTGGACCAGACCATCATCGCCGGCGAGACGGTGAAGGGGGAATACTTTCTCCCTTCGGTCTTCATGCGCATGATCCGGGAAGGCAAGAAGTTTCGAGCCCCGGAAATCGACGCCTGGCTCGATTGCGGCAAGCCCGAAACCCTTCTGGACACCAATCGCTACCTGCTGAGGGGGCGGCATTACGTCCACGGAGAGGTGCTCAATTCGGTGCTCATCGAGCCGGTTCATATCAGCGAGGGCGCCGTCATCCGCGGCTCCATTATCGGTCCCCACGTCTCTGTGGCGCCCGGCTGCGTCATCGAGGAGAGCATCGTCAAGGACTCGATCATCAACGCCAATACCCAGGTCCGCGACATGATCATGCATTCTTCCATCCTCGGCGACTCGGTGCAGCTCATCGGCTCGCCACGGCACATGAACATCGGAGACCATTCCCTCATCGAAATGGAAGGCTGA
- a CDS encoding DUF2325 domain-containing protein: protein MCVAVIGGMDRLQKHYLSEAKKFGIKLAIFSKMKAGMAASIRHMDAVVIFTNKVSHNARNEAIAAAKNNNIPVFMFHSCGLCTLRECFNCLQGNQHH, encoded by the coding sequence ATGTGTGTAGCTGTGATTGGTGGGATGGACAGGCTGCAGAAACATTATCTGAGCGAAGCCAAGAAATTCGGCATCAAGTTGGCCATTTTCAGCAAAATGAAAGCCGGCATGGCTGCCAGCATTCGACACATGGATGCGGTGGTGATCTTCACCAACAAGGTCTCGCATAATGCCAGAAACGAGGCGATTGCTGCCGCTAAAAATAACAATATCCCGGTCTTCATGTTTCACTCTTGCGGCCTGTGCACCTTGAGGGAGTGCTTCAATTGTCTGCAAGGCAACCAGCATCACTAA